CTTTTCAAAATATGCTTCTTTAATTAAATCAAAAACCTCAATTCCATAAGAATCCGCATCATCAAGAACTAAGATGTCTAAATTTGCAGTATTTCTAATATATTTCTTTAAAGAATGTAATGGAATGTCATCTTCTGAACTTATCCATCCAATTTTTGATCCCAAGTTGTTATACTTATACATGAGGTTCATTAGCGAAGTTGATTTCCCGTCGCCTGCTGTACCATACACAACCACTGCTGGTATTTCGCTCCAATAAAGTGTTGGACTCTCAAGCACACGTTGCAAATGAGCTTCTACTTCTATCTCTAGTTCTCTTTTTATCAGATTTTGATGTACAATATCATCCCATTCTGGCTGCTGCCCCAAGAAAAAGCTACTTTTTGAATATCCAGCTTTCGAAACTTTTATTTTGTCAGAAACGATCGGGATTGTAGCGTTATCACTTCGTCGACTAATTCGGGCCAATCTATCAGAAACAACAATAGTTGCTTCTATCCGCAATTTAGTTAACACCTCACGAGCAAATTCGGTGGCTGTCATTTTAATCCAGGTTACATTGTAATCTTCGAGAAGATTACGCCTTGCTAAACTTAAACTTGGTGAAATGAAATAACTCTCCGGCCTGAACTCCTTTTCTCCATGAATTTTTTTTCGAGGATGCCTATAGTTGACGTATTTCCATAATACACTTTCTTCTAATTCACTACCAATGAAGATAACCATCTGTCGCATAAATTCCGAAGAAAATTCGGAGTAATATGGATTTTCCTTAGTTAATACAAGCCCATAATCTTCATCGGTAAATGTTACATTATTTGGCAAGTCGCTAAGAGTTCCATTTAAATGAACTATATCTAGATTGCGATTATATCCCCTGGAATGGTTTCTATCTGAAGTACACGAAATGGGATTTATATGAAATGGCCCATCAAATTTTTCATATATTGATTCCCATATATTATCTATATTCAGTGTATAAACTTTTCCCCAGGGGAAATTAATATATTCCTGATATTCTTTTGGAAGTTCATTAGTATTTATCCTAAACCTTGACTGCAAAAATGCTACTAGTCTTTTCGGATCCTTTTTACGAGCATGATGAAATATATCCTTTAACGTTGATTGATCTTTTGGTTGGCCTGGAAAATATATATCCCATAACTCATTTGCTAATTCTGCCCCGAGAGGAATTGGTTTGCCGTTATAATCTTTTGCTTCTTTCGAAAATCCAGCCCCTGTAAACAGTATTATTCCGCTTGCAATTTTTCTTTTTATTTTCTCGATTTCTATATTTAGATTCATTTCACCCACTACAGCTTGCGAAAATTGAACGCTCAACGTCCGATTTCTACAACATTTCGGACATTGAAAATGACCTGAAATAAGACCATTTCAAGCGTTTTTCTTGACACCGATACATAATCGTCTATTTTTTTGAGTAGTATGGGTGTAGCGGCTAACTTTAAAAAAATCGTAAGTATAGAATCAGTCCGGAAACGTCGAGGACGTGGTCCTGGTGGGCCGCCTCCCCCTTCTATGTTTGGAAAGGGACTAACGGATGAATCGATGAGAGAGCTTACTCGGCGATTCTCAAAACCCAAGACAGAAGAAGATTACAGAAATCGTGCGATCTTCGCTATTTTAAGTAAGACAGGCCTAAGAGCTAAAGAGCTTGTTTCTTTAAGATTCTCTAATTTAACAAAAGCTCCTACTGGAGAAACTCTTGTAACTTTTGTCAGGAAAGGTGGCCGATTTGGGTTCGCTGTTATTCCAGAAGTTTCATTAGAAACTGTTAGGAAATACCACACCGCTTTTGAAATTCAATCTGACATGTTCTTCCTATCGCGGCCGAAGAGAAATCAATCAACTCGAACTCCTTTAACAACAAGAAGCTTGCAAAGAATAATCGGAACATGGAATGTAATGACCTGCCAAGGGAGGAAAGTTCATCCTCACGCTTTGAGGCATACAGTTGGGCAAAAGATGTTAGACAAGGCGGGATCTATCGCGGCACAGAAAGTTTTGGGCCATTCATCTCCGGTTACAACGGCCAAATTCTATACTACACCATATTATGATTCGAGTAAGATTCTAATTTGGTAAGTTTATATAAATTCAATGTTGGAAAAGATAGATAAAATTGAAGAAATGCCAGATTTTCCTTCTGGCATTGAGCCGAGCCAACAATCTATAGCCTTTTTTATTGGAGCGGGGGTCTCGCGTCTAATCGGTTGTCCTGGTTGGGATCAATTTGCGCGGCAACTAGCTGAACAAGCGGCTGATAGAGGGATCTTAAGCTACCATGACTGCGATCTGATAAACCAAATGAGCGATAATCGAATGAAGATTGGAGCGGTTAAGGACAAATACAAGGAAAAGAAGCTTGAACAGGATTTCCTAATCGCTTTTAAAGAATTATTAGATCCAAGAATCAAAGATAGAAATAATAGTAGTTTAATTAAAAATATATCGGTTTATGAAACACTGAAATATTTTTCGGCTGTATTCCCAAGATTAGTATATATTACAACAAACGCTGATATTTACTTTAATGAAGAATTCAAAATTTTTCCAAAGGATAAGATACCTACACCGGATTCAAGTGAAGATCGATTCAACGGTGACACATTGTATAGAATTCACGGGTCTATTAGAGAGGGAGAAGAGAGTTCACTAATATTCTCATTAAAAGATTATATCAATCAATATTCGAAAAAAAATTATACCACTACATTTTTAGAAGAGATTCTAATCAATTCAGATGTCATTTTTTTTATCGGATACAGTCTTTCAGAAATCGAACTACTAAAATATATAATTGAACCTAACAATAAAAGGTATTGGTTAAAAGGATACTTCCAAAACCAAACTGGTCTTGCGAATATTGAAAATGCAACTTATGAATCAATGGGTATAACCATTATTCCTTTTGCTATCGATACCTTTGGGCATAGGCAACTTATGTCAGTATTATCAAATTGGTATTCTCAATTAGTAAGATCAACAGAGTTAATTCCTAAATCTCAACGGGAAGTCGATGATGCAATCCGAATCACAGAAAGCGAGAATTAAAGTTATTCAGTTAGCCAAAGCAGACCCGGCTACATACCGCTATTTATTTTCAAAATTAGCGGTTACCAATAAACCTGAATCCTGGTTAGTCGATTTGGAAAACGCAGAGATGCTTATACCATCCAAAATATTACCAATTATTGAGCGTTATGAAAAGGGCAAAAAGATTATCCAGTTCGAGTTCTGGCCAGGGTTTCCGTATTTGGAGAATCTATCTAAAATAAATTCAGAATTAAAAGACAGAGAAATTAGCAGATACCTAATTAACTTTATTTCTCAGATACTTTCTCGGTTAAAAAATGAAGAAAGAGGCTTACAAACCGATCTAAGTTTATTAAAAATTTTCGGTTCTATTCCAGTAGAACATTTGGATGATAATAATATAGACCTATTGTCAAATTTAATTTCCGAGCAGAAATCAGCTTTAGCTTACACAATTAAAAATCAAATAGCTCCGAATATATTCGGATCGAAAAATCCAGTATTCATTTCGAAGTTTCTAGATCAGATATTGAGATATAGTTCAACAATTAAAA
This genomic window from Leptospira neocaledonica contains:
- a CDS encoding SIR2 family protein; the protein is MSVQFSQAVVGEMNLNIEIEKIKRKIASGIILFTGAGFSKEAKDYNGKPIPLGAELANELWDIYFPGQPKDQSTLKDIFHHARKKDPKRLVAFLQSRFRINTNELPKEYQEYINFPWGKVYTLNIDNIWESIYEKFDGPFHINPISCTSDRNHSRGYNRNLDIVHLNGTLSDLPNNVTFTDEDYGLVLTKENPYYSEFSSEFMRQMVIFIGSELEESVLWKYVNYRHPRKKIHGEKEFRPESYFISPSLSLARRNLLEDYNVTWIKMTATEFAREVLTKLRIEATIVVSDRLARISRRSDNATIPIVSDKIKVSKAGYSKSSFFLGQQPEWDDIVHQNLIKRELEIEVEAHLQRVLESPTLYWSEIPAVVVYGTAGDGKSTSLMNLMYKYNNLGSKIGWISSEDDIPLHSLKKYIRNTANLDILVLDDADSYGIEVFDLIKEAYFEKLVKLVIVIVRSGRWLAIESEAKTKNIEIVSVVSKKLNFREINDLLKILSETSMLGKLKSLSSEERIRVFHDRSSADSQLIAALIEATSGRKFDETIASEFSELDELKKSIYALLSIPTSLRLGLDDIEISISLGCTGNELLNALDKLEKARLIVKRKNGFQLRHKIVGQKVFEELISLGIVLEYFNKLSFGTAILINNGKHDQKKLKNIRKFCINHKRVIEFSGNNYYKSKEFYEGLETALKDDYQYWLQRGSFELEKGALDIAEICLINSLSLNQKDDIVHIQYADLKMKKANSSQHEEDARALHNEAKSTLLAMIQKRGFKDPYPYHILAHQGQIWLLRSFVKDIEKDALKGEFKYVLDEGVKKHPLDDQLKQLRIDFYKLYFDTLKIS
- a CDS encoding SIR2 family protein, with the translated sequence MLEKIDKIEEMPDFPSGIEPSQQSIAFFIGAGVSRLIGCPGWDQFARQLAEQAADRGILSYHDCDLINQMSDNRMKIGAVKDKYKEKKLEQDFLIAFKELLDPRIKDRNNSSLIKNISVYETLKYFSAVFPRLVYITTNADIYFNEEFKIFPKDKIPTPDSSEDRFNGDTLYRIHGSIREGEESSLIFSLKDYINQYSKKNYTTTFLEEILINSDVIFFIGYSLSEIELLKYIIEPNNKRYWLKGYFQNQTGLANIENATYESMGITIIPFAIDTFGHRQLMSVLSNWYSQLVRSTELIPKSQREVDDAIRITESEN
- a CDS encoding tyrosine-type recombinase/integrase gives rise to the protein MGVAANFKKIVSIESVRKRRGRGPGGPPPPSMFGKGLTDESMRELTRRFSKPKTEEDYRNRAIFAILSKTGLRAKELVSLRFSNLTKAPTGETLVTFVRKGGRFGFAVIPEVSLETVRKYHTAFEIQSDMFFLSRPKRNQSTRTPLTTRSLQRIIGTWNVMTCQGRKVHPHALRHTVGQKMLDKAGSIAAQKVLGHSSPVTTAKFYTTPYYDSSKILIW